From the Gadus chalcogrammus isolate NIFS_2021 chromosome 15, NIFS_Gcha_1.0, whole genome shotgun sequence genome, one window contains:
- the LOC130404616 gene encoding AP-3 complex subunit mu-1-like isoform X4, whose protein sequence is MIHSLFLINHSGDIFLEKHWKSVIGRSVCDYFFEAKEKAAEPEDVPPVLQTPHHYLISIYRDRLFFLSVIQTEAPPLFVIELLHRVVETFQDYFGECSETVIKDNVVTVYELLEEMLDNGFPLATESNILKEMIRPPTILRTMVNTLTGTSNFEERLPSGQLSTIPWRRSGVKYTNNEAYFDVIEEIDAIVDKSGTTVCAEIQGVIEACVKLTGMPDLTLSFMNPRLLDDVSFHPCVRFKRWEAERVLSFIPPDGNFTLMSYHVNAQNLVALPVYVKQNISFFESGSGGRLDLTAGPKQTMGKTVEGLVITVHMPKAVLSASLTATQGSYTYDPATKVLVWDIGRLNPQKLPNLRGSLSLQAGAPKPEDNPSINIALKIQQLAISGLKVNRLDMYGEKYKPFKGVKYVTKAGKFQVRT, encoded by the exons ATGATCCACAGCCTGTTTCTGATTAACCACTCGGGAGATATATTCCTGGAGAAGCACTGGAAGAGCGTCATCGGCCGCAGTGTTTGCGACTACTTCTTCGAAGCGAAGGAGAAGGCTGCAGAGCCAGAGGATGTTCCCCCCGTGCTTCAGACCCCGCACCACTACCTTATCAGCATCTACCGCGACAGGCTCTTCTTCCTGTCGGTCATCCAGACAGAGGCCCCCCCGCTATTCGTGATCGAGCTGCTGCACAGAGTGGTCGAGACGTTTCAG GATTATTTTGGGGAATGCTCGGAGACGGTGATTAAGGACAACGTGGTGACGGTTTACGAGCTGTTGGAGGAGATGCTGGACAACGGTTTCCCTCTGGCCACAGAGTCCAACATCCTGAAGGAGATGATCCGGCCTCCCACCATCCTGAGAACCATGGTCAACACCCTCACAG GAACTAGTAATTTTGAAGAAAGGCTTCCGTCGGGTCAGTTGTCCACCATCCCGTGGAGGCGCTCTGGTGTAAAATACACCAATAATGAGGCTTATTTCGACGTGATAGAGGAGATCGACGCCATAGTGGACAAATCAG GTACGACGGTGTGTGCTGAGATACAGGGTGTAATTGAAGCCTGCGTCAAGCTCACTGGGATGCCTGATCTGACTCTCTCTTTTATG AATCCCCGGCTCCTGGACGACGTGAGCTTCCACCCGTGTGTGAGATTCAAACGCTGGGAGGCGGAGCGAGTCCTCTCCTTCATCCCCCCCGATGGAAACTTCACACTCATGTCCTACCACGTCAACGCCCAGAA cctcGTGGCCCTCCCCGTGTACGTGAAGCAGAACATCAGCTTCTTCGAGAGTGGCTCCGGGGGCCGCCTGGACCTGACGGCGGGCCCCAAGCAGACCATGGGGAAGACGGTGGAAGGCTTGGTGATCACCGTCCACATGCCCAAAGCCGTGCTCAGTGCCAGCCTCACAGCCACGCAGGGCAGCTACACCTACGACCCCGCCACCAAG gtACTGGTGTGGGACATTGGGAGGTTGAACCCCCAGAAGCTTCCTAACCTGCGGGGCAGCCTCAGTCTGCAGGCCGGAGCCCCCAAACCAGAGGACAACCCCTCCATCAACATCGCCCTCAAAATTCAACAGCTAGCCATATCGG GGCTAAAGGTGAACCGACTGGACATGTATGGAGAGAAGTACAAGCCTTTTAAAGGAGTCAAATATGTCACAAAAGCTGGAAAATTCCAAGTAAGGACCTGA
- the LOC130404616 gene encoding AP-3 complex subunit mu-1-like isoform X3, which translates to MNNDPDRQTTDTRLLCGTGVEVASVLPDLNSHNLDSLPIVAVEMIHSLFLINHSGDIFLEKHWKSVIGRSVCDYFFEAKEKAAEPEDVPPVLQTPHHYLISIYRDRLFFLSVIQTEAPPLFVIELLHRVVETFQDYFGECSETVIKDNVVTVYELLEEMLDNGFPLATESNILKEMIRPPTILRTMVNTLTGTSNFEERLPSGQLSTIPWRRSGVKYTNNEAYFDVIEEIDAIVDKSGTTVCAEIQGVIEACVKLTGMPDLTLSFMNPRLLDDVSFHPCVRFKRWEAERVLSFIPPDGNFTLMSYHVNAQNLVALPVYVKQNISFFESGSGGRLDLTAGPKQTMGKTVEGLVITVHMPKAVLSASLTATQGSYTYDPATKVLVWDIGRLNPQKLPNLRGSLSLQAGAPKPEDNPSINIALKIQQLAISGLKVNRLDMYGEKYKPFKGVKYVTKAGKFQVRT; encoded by the exons ATGAATAACGATCCCGATCGACAGACAACGGACACGCGCCTTCTCTGTGGAACCGGTGTTGAGGTGGCCTCGGTATTGCCCGATCTAAA CAGTCACAACCTTGACAGCCTCCCCATTGTTGCAGTTGAAATGATCCACAGCCTGTTTCTGATTAACCACTCGGGAGATATATTCCTGGAGAAGCACTGGAAGAGCGTCATCGGCCGCAGTGTTTGCGACTACTTCTTCGAAGCGAAGGAGAAGGCTGCAGAGCCAGAGGATGTTCCCCCCGTGCTTCAGACCCCGCACCACTACCTTATCAGCATCTACCGCGACAGGCTCTTCTTCCTGTCGGTCATCCAGACAGAGGCCCCCCCGCTATTCGTGATCGAGCTGCTGCACAGAGTGGTCGAGACGTTTCAG GATTATTTTGGGGAATGCTCGGAGACGGTGATTAAGGACAACGTGGTGACGGTTTACGAGCTGTTGGAGGAGATGCTGGACAACGGTTTCCCTCTGGCCACAGAGTCCAACATCCTGAAGGAGATGATCCGGCCTCCCACCATCCTGAGAACCATGGTCAACACCCTCACAG GAACTAGTAATTTTGAAGAAAGGCTTCCGTCGGGTCAGTTGTCCACCATCCCGTGGAGGCGCTCTGGTGTAAAATACACCAATAATGAGGCTTATTTCGACGTGATAGAGGAGATCGACGCCATAGTGGACAAATCAG GTACGACGGTGTGTGCTGAGATACAGGGTGTAATTGAAGCCTGCGTCAAGCTCACTGGGATGCCTGATCTGACTCTCTCTTTTATG AATCCCCGGCTCCTGGACGACGTGAGCTTCCACCCGTGTGTGAGATTCAAACGCTGGGAGGCGGAGCGAGTCCTCTCCTTCATCCCCCCCGATGGAAACTTCACACTCATGTCCTACCACGTCAACGCCCAGAA cctcGTGGCCCTCCCCGTGTACGTGAAGCAGAACATCAGCTTCTTCGAGAGTGGCTCCGGGGGCCGCCTGGACCTGACGGCGGGCCCCAAGCAGACCATGGGGAAGACGGTGGAAGGCTTGGTGATCACCGTCCACATGCCCAAAGCCGTGCTCAGTGCCAGCCTCACAGCCACGCAGGGCAGCTACACCTACGACCCCGCCACCAAG gtACTGGTGTGGGACATTGGGAGGTTGAACCCCCAGAAGCTTCCTAACCTGCGGGGCAGCCTCAGTCTGCAGGCCGGAGCCCCCAAACCAGAGGACAACCCCTCCATCAACATCGCCCTCAAAATTCAACAGCTAGCCATATCGG GGCTAAAGGTGAACCGACTGGACATGTATGGAGAGAAGTACAAGCCTTTTAAAGGAGTCAAATATGTCACAAAAGCTGGAAAATTCCAAGTAAGGACCTGA
- the LOC130404616 gene encoding AP-3 complex subunit mu-1-like isoform X2 has translation MNGQLKKCHIAITSFIDSCSSHNLDSLPIVAVEMIHSLFLINHSGDIFLEKHWKSVIGRSVCDYFFEAKEKAAEPEDVPPVLQTPHHYLISIYRDRLFFLSVIQTEAPPLFVIELLHRVVETFQDYFGECSETVIKDNVVTVYELLEEMLDNGFPLATESNILKEMIRPPTILRTMVNTLTGTSNFEERLPSGQLSTIPWRRSGVKYTNNEAYFDVIEEIDAIVDKSGTTVCAEIQGVIEACVKLTGMPDLTLSFMNPRLLDDVSFHPCVRFKRWEAERVLSFIPPDGNFTLMSYHVNAQNLVALPVYVKQNISFFESGSGGRLDLTAGPKQTMGKTVEGLVITVHMPKAVLSASLTATQGSYTYDPATKVLVWDIGRLNPQKLPNLRGSLSLQAGAPKPEDNPSINIALKIQQLAISGLKVNRLDMYGEKYKPFKGVKYVTKAGKFQVRT, from the exons ATGAATGGTCAGTTGAAAAAGTGCCACATTGCCATAACATCGTTCATCGACTCCTGCAG CAGTCACAACCTTGACAGCCTCCCCATTGTTGCAGTTGAAATGATCCACAGCCTGTTTCTGATTAACCACTCGGGAGATATATTCCTGGAGAAGCACTGGAAGAGCGTCATCGGCCGCAGTGTTTGCGACTACTTCTTCGAAGCGAAGGAGAAGGCTGCAGAGCCAGAGGATGTTCCCCCCGTGCTTCAGACCCCGCACCACTACCTTATCAGCATCTACCGCGACAGGCTCTTCTTCCTGTCGGTCATCCAGACAGAGGCCCCCCCGCTATTCGTGATCGAGCTGCTGCACAGAGTGGTCGAGACGTTTCAG GATTATTTTGGGGAATGCTCGGAGACGGTGATTAAGGACAACGTGGTGACGGTTTACGAGCTGTTGGAGGAGATGCTGGACAACGGTTTCCCTCTGGCCACAGAGTCCAACATCCTGAAGGAGATGATCCGGCCTCCCACCATCCTGAGAACCATGGTCAACACCCTCACAG GAACTAGTAATTTTGAAGAAAGGCTTCCGTCGGGTCAGTTGTCCACCATCCCGTGGAGGCGCTCTGGTGTAAAATACACCAATAATGAGGCTTATTTCGACGTGATAGAGGAGATCGACGCCATAGTGGACAAATCAG GTACGACGGTGTGTGCTGAGATACAGGGTGTAATTGAAGCCTGCGTCAAGCTCACTGGGATGCCTGATCTGACTCTCTCTTTTATG AATCCCCGGCTCCTGGACGACGTGAGCTTCCACCCGTGTGTGAGATTCAAACGCTGGGAGGCGGAGCGAGTCCTCTCCTTCATCCCCCCCGATGGAAACTTCACACTCATGTCCTACCACGTCAACGCCCAGAA cctcGTGGCCCTCCCCGTGTACGTGAAGCAGAACATCAGCTTCTTCGAGAGTGGCTCCGGGGGCCGCCTGGACCTGACGGCGGGCCCCAAGCAGACCATGGGGAAGACGGTGGAAGGCTTGGTGATCACCGTCCACATGCCCAAAGCCGTGCTCAGTGCCAGCCTCACAGCCACGCAGGGCAGCTACACCTACGACCCCGCCACCAAG gtACTGGTGTGGGACATTGGGAGGTTGAACCCCCAGAAGCTTCCTAACCTGCGGGGCAGCCTCAGTCTGCAGGCCGGAGCCCCCAAACCAGAGGACAACCCCTCCATCAACATCGCCCTCAAAATTCAACAGCTAGCCATATCGG GGCTAAAGGTGAACCGACTGGACATGTATGGAGAGAAGTACAAGCCTTTTAAAGGAGTCAAATATGTCACAAAAGCTGGAAAATTCCAAGTAAGGACCTGA
- the LOC130404616 gene encoding AP-3 complex subunit mu-1-like isoform X1: protein MNGQLKKCHIAITSFIDSCSHNLDSLPIVAVEMIHSLFLINHSGDIFLEKHWKSVIGRSVCDYFFEAKEKAAEPEDVPPVLQTPHHYLISIYRDRLFFLSVIQTEAPPLFVIELLHRVVETFQDYFGECSETVIKDNVVTVYELLEEMLDNGFPLATESNILKEMIRPPTILRTMVNTLTGTSNFEERLPSGQLSTIPWRRSGVKYTNNEAYFDVIEEIDAIVDKSGTTVCAEIQGVIEACVKLTGMPDLTLSFMNPRLLDDVSFHPCVRFKRWEAERVLSFIPPDGNFTLMSYHVNAQNLVALPVYVKQNISFFESGSGGRLDLTAGPKQTMGKTVEGLVITVHMPKAVLSASLTATQGSYTYDPATKVLVWDIGRLNPQKLPNLRGSLSLQAGAPKPEDNPSINIALKIQQLAISGLKVNRLDMYGEKYKPFKGVKYVTKAGKFQVRT from the exons ATGAATGGTCAGTTGAAAAAGTGCCACATTGCCATAACATCGTTCATCGACTCCTGCAG TCACAACCTTGACAGCCTCCCCATTGTTGCAGTTGAAATGATCCACAGCCTGTTTCTGATTAACCACTCGGGAGATATATTCCTGGAGAAGCACTGGAAGAGCGTCATCGGCCGCAGTGTTTGCGACTACTTCTTCGAAGCGAAGGAGAAGGCTGCAGAGCCAGAGGATGTTCCCCCCGTGCTTCAGACCCCGCACCACTACCTTATCAGCATCTACCGCGACAGGCTCTTCTTCCTGTCGGTCATCCAGACAGAGGCCCCCCCGCTATTCGTGATCGAGCTGCTGCACAGAGTGGTCGAGACGTTTCAG GATTATTTTGGGGAATGCTCGGAGACGGTGATTAAGGACAACGTGGTGACGGTTTACGAGCTGTTGGAGGAGATGCTGGACAACGGTTTCCCTCTGGCCACAGAGTCCAACATCCTGAAGGAGATGATCCGGCCTCCCACCATCCTGAGAACCATGGTCAACACCCTCACAG GAACTAGTAATTTTGAAGAAAGGCTTCCGTCGGGTCAGTTGTCCACCATCCCGTGGAGGCGCTCTGGTGTAAAATACACCAATAATGAGGCTTATTTCGACGTGATAGAGGAGATCGACGCCATAGTGGACAAATCAG GTACGACGGTGTGTGCTGAGATACAGGGTGTAATTGAAGCCTGCGTCAAGCTCACTGGGATGCCTGATCTGACTCTCTCTTTTATG AATCCCCGGCTCCTGGACGACGTGAGCTTCCACCCGTGTGTGAGATTCAAACGCTGGGAGGCGGAGCGAGTCCTCTCCTTCATCCCCCCCGATGGAAACTTCACACTCATGTCCTACCACGTCAACGCCCAGAA cctcGTGGCCCTCCCCGTGTACGTGAAGCAGAACATCAGCTTCTTCGAGAGTGGCTCCGGGGGCCGCCTGGACCTGACGGCGGGCCCCAAGCAGACCATGGGGAAGACGGTGGAAGGCTTGGTGATCACCGTCCACATGCCCAAAGCCGTGCTCAGTGCCAGCCTCACAGCCACGCAGGGCAGCTACACCTACGACCCCGCCACCAAG gtACTGGTGTGGGACATTGGGAGGTTGAACCCCCAGAAGCTTCCTAACCTGCGGGGCAGCCTCAGTCTGCAGGCCGGAGCCCCCAAACCAGAGGACAACCCCTCCATCAACATCGCCCTCAAAATTCAACAGCTAGCCATATCGG GGCTAAAGGTGAACCGACTGGACATGTATGGAGAGAAGTACAAGCCTTTTAAAGGAGTCAAATATGTCACAAAAGCTGGAAAATTCCAAGTAAGGACCTGA